One part of the Patescibacteria group bacterium genome encodes these proteins:
- a CDS encoding PhoH family protein, whose product MPDTNILLHDPNAIDFLREGGNVVVLALETIVELDNLKRKPDIGIDAREAIKKIEKLRHSGDPSLIIEYNPKFGNLKIPDHDKPDHKILATFNKVVDNFTAGRYRKEYGNFDKIKFISNDVTLRLLVHELIGVSRPSYIAVEEYRRDKIKVEIKPDVVKRLRVSHSDVASDGRTFSFRAKAKKEIADEILENEGVVCLSNHNPYTKQAEAEYKERFVAIKKGDYFQIVHPKIAASGISSLSNNGNGPNWQQQIALGQLLDPTITCSFLQGGAGTGKTLLAIAAALEQRKNFRQILISRPMVSLEDEDKMGFLPGGINNKMSPWMVPIIQNLELIELVNHLNKSAVVSAEPNGGKNGKKKRSNRANNGNNEEDNKPPEDIFVRNKIINVPLDYIRGATWLDRFVIIDEAQNLTTHQVKTIITRVGQNSKIVFTGDLGQIDRKKIPDFRSSGLAYASQKMKGNPMISVVNFSETVRSALAAFAEQVL is encoded by the coding sequence ATGCCGGACACTAACATCCTTTTGCACGACCCCAATGCCATTGATTTCTTGCGCGAAGGCGGCAATGTTGTCGTCTTAGCCCTAGAAACCATTGTCGAGCTGGACAATTTGAAGCGTAAGCCGGATATCGGCATCGATGCCCGCGAGGCAATCAAGAAAATCGAGAAGCTCCGCCACAGCGGCGACCCTTCTCTGATCATTGAGTACAACCCTAAGTTCGGGAACTTAAAGATTCCTGATCATGACAAGCCGGACCATAAGATCCTAGCTACCTTCAACAAGGTGGTGGATAATTTCACTGCCGGCCGCTACCGCAAGGAATACGGCAATTTTGACAAGATCAAATTCATCTCTAATGATGTCACTCTGCGCCTTTTGGTCCATGAATTAATCGGTGTTAGCCGTCCGAGCTACATCGCGGTCGAAGAGTATCGGCGCGATAAGATCAAAGTAGAAATTAAGCCTGACGTCGTCAAAAGGCTCCGAGTCAGTCATTCTGATGTTGCTTCCGACGGCCGAACCTTCTCTTTCCGGGCTAAAGCGAAAAAGGAGATAGCTGATGAGATTTTGGAAAACGAAGGCGTCGTCTGTCTGAGCAACCATAATCCCTATACCAAACAAGCCGAAGCTGAGTATAAGGAACGTTTTGTAGCCATTAAGAAAGGGGATTATTTCCAGATCGTCCATCCCAAGATTGCCGCTAGCGGTATCAGCTCCTTGTCCAATAATGGCAATGGCCCGAATTGGCAGCAGCAGATCGCTTTGGGCCAGCTGCTGGATCCGACCATTACCTGTAGTTTCTTGCAGGGAGGCGCCGGTACCGGTAAGACTCTTCTGGCCATCGCAGCCGCTTTGGAACAGAGGAAAAATTTTCGCCAGATCCTGATTTCCCGGCCGATGGTTTCCTTGGAAGATGAAGATAAGATGGGCTTTTTACCGGGTGGGATCAATAATAAGATGTCGCCCTGGATGGTCCCGATTATCCAGAATTTGGAGCTGATCGAACTGGTTAATCACCTGAATAAGTCCGCCGTCGTCTCAGCTGAGCCAAATGGTGGCAAGAATGGCAAAAAGAAGCGGAGTAATAGGGCTAATAACGGCAACAACGAAGAGGATAATAAGCCGCCAGAGGATATTTTTGTCCGTAACAAGATCATCAATGTCCCTCTGGATTATATCCGTGGCGCCACTTGGTTGGATCGTTTTGTGATTATTGATGAAGCCCAGAATCTGACTACCCACCAAGTCAAGACCATTATTACCCGGGTAGGGCAGAATTCTAAGATCGTCTTTACCGGCGACCTCGGTCAGATCGACCGCAAGAAGATTCCGGATTTCCGTTCTTCCGGTTTGGCCTATGCCTCACAGAAGATGAAGGGCAATCCCATGATTTCGGTTGTCAATTTTTCCGAAACGGTCCGTTCCGCCCTCGCTGCTTTCGCCGAGCAAGTTCTTTGA
- a CDS encoding DNA alkylation repair protein: MSQRLDLLKKKARAAVLPAKTQILQRFFKTAPGEYGAGDKFLGLMVPAARKIAKEFKDLPLKDISRLIKDPYHELRLIALLILVENYQTAKDQLSRKQILDFYLQNTRYINNWDLVDLSVYKILGDYLLLYPREKKLLVKLANSRSLWEKRMAMVATLAFIKAGFSQETLKIAKILVYDQHDLIQKAVGWMLREMGKRLGERELKAFLDHYYRTMPRTALRYAIERLKPAEREHYLYAA; the protein is encoded by the coding sequence ATGTCTCAGCGTTTAGATTTACTAAAAAAGAAAGCTAGAGCCGCGGTTCTGCCCGCTAAGACCCAGATCTTGCAGCGTTTTTTTAAGACCGCTCCGGGCGAATACGGGGCTGGAGATAAGTTTTTGGGCCTTATGGTGCCAGCTGCTCGGAAGATCGCTAAAGAATTTAAAGATTTACCCCTTAAGGATATCAGCCGTTTGATTAAGGACCCCTATCATGAATTAAGACTGATTGCTCTCTTGATCCTCGTGGAAAACTACCAAACAGCTAAGGACCAGCTCAGCCGGAAGCAGATCCTTGATTTCTATTTGCAAAATACTAGATATATTAACAACTGGGATTTAGTCGATTTGTCGGTCTATAAGATTTTGGGTGATTATCTACTCCTTTATCCCCGAGAAAAAAAGCTTTTAGTGAAATTAGCCAACTCGAGGAGTCTGTGGGAAAAACGGATGGCTATGGTTGCCACCCTTGCTTTTATAAAAGCTGGTTTTAGCCAGGAAACGCTTAAGATCGCTAAGATCTTAGTTTATGACCAGCATGACCTGATCCAGAAGGCTGTCGGCTGGATGCTTAGAGAGATGGGTAAACGCTTGGGAGAAAGGGAATTGAAGGCTTTTTTGGATCATTATTACAGAACGATGCCAAGGACCGCTTTGCGTTATGCGATCGAGAGATTGAAGCCGGCAGAACGCGAGCACTATCTCTATGCCGCTTAG
- a CDS encoding ATP-grasp domain-containing protein codes for MNNNEPGPNGNSLADKTILIVSSYKRSFTKRVKNLGLKVIVLDKELSGPQPYIDHFIKADNYNHNEAISAVDNFLKEHPDIKIDGVMTFWEDDVLLTSKLADKFHWIGIPYKVANRARNKFLFREFCQHHGLPTVQHQEIKHGRDLEEVIANFKFPVVIKPSYGAASAFVFKANDPDELRDSYAYIKKEINNKVESALNDGLGVFVEEYIDGDEVDLDMIIQNGKVKFCAISDNSKTKEPFFVETTRLTPSNLPLKNRSELLKMADEVLEKLGVSQACVHFEAKSTAKGPVPIEVNLRLGGDEIYPSIKAAYHFDLIEAAVKVALGVYIAPIEPFREPYKYLLAETFSSDHSGVLVNLDIAEDLKKKEFVEEFQFEAEIGDSIMAPPNGYDYLGWMMVSGEHPVDAQDNLESARQGISYEIARFHPASSLGKTERKSHVSFSALNKEFLKRRGKIEKIRRLSISNQRSLHIGVAGNLYQADPSQLDYQESVKGALSSVSANIKNTLEARGYRVSFFDFNDLPQAFNDLKNSDVDLVFNVCERINDSSLLEPHAASVLDTLQIPYTGSNPFTLGLCIDKIKVKKLLSYHKIPTPEWDYIYSLDDDIRSDLKYPLMVKPANTDDSIGITNDSVVTDKEGLYRELKKIILGLGRPALIEEYIDGDEYDVPIIGSTEDDLRVLPLSRSIFDNMPPDYWHIYTFEAKYSQYESVYDKCIIKQEPPKNISKKLESLLSEIALDTYNILDCHDYGRVEIKVDKNDNPYVLELNPNPSINITDCLSRSSKLVGFDYGDFLEEIIRLAINRYKNNDPYYHLQSNLL; via the coding sequence ATGAACAATAATGAGCCTGGCCCGAATGGCAACAGCTTGGCGGACAAGACTATCTTGATCGTCTCCTCTTACAAGCGGTCATTTACCAAGAGAGTTAAGAACCTAGGGCTGAAAGTGATCGTTTTAGATAAGGAACTTAGCGGCCCTCAGCCCTATATCGACCACTTCATCAAAGCGGATAATTATAACCATAACGAAGCGATCAGCGCAGTCGATAATTTTTTGAAAGAGCATCCGGATATCAAGATCGATGGCGTCATGACTTTTTGGGAGGATGACGTTTTGTTGACTTCTAAATTGGCTGACAAGTTCCATTGGATTGGCATCCCCTATAAGGTAGCCAACCGGGCGCGCAATAAATTCTTGTTTCGGGAATTTTGCCAGCATCATGGTTTACCGACCGTCCAACATCAGGAAATAAAGCATGGCCGGGATTTGGAAGAAGTCATAGCAAATTTTAAGTTCCCAGTTGTTATCAAGCCTAGCTATGGCGCCGCCAGCGCCTTCGTTTTCAAAGCTAACGATCCGGATGAGCTCAGGGACAGCTATGCCTACATCAAGAAAGAGATAAACAATAAGGTAGAAAGCGCCCTAAATGACGGCTTAGGCGTCTTTGTCGAAGAATATATTGATGGCGATGAAGTCGATCTGGATATGATAATCCAGAACGGGAAGGTGAAGTTTTGCGCTATTTCTGATAACAGCAAGACTAAAGAGCCCTTTTTTGTGGAAACGACCCGTCTCACCCCCTCCAATCTACCGCTCAAGAATCGGTCCGAGCTGTTGAAGATGGCTGATGAAGTCTTGGAAAAATTAGGAGTATCTCAGGCTTGCGTTCATTTTGAAGCTAAATCTACCGCCAAAGGACCGGTTCCGATTGAGGTTAACTTGCGTCTAGGCGGTGATGAAATCTATCCCAGCATTAAAGCCGCCTATCATTTCGATTTGATCGAGGCGGCCGTTAAAGTGGCTTTAGGCGTCTATATCGCTCCGATAGAACCTTTCCGCGAACCATATAAATACTTGTTAGCTGAGACTTTTTCTTCTGACCATTCCGGCGTTTTGGTTAATTTAGATATCGCTGAGGATTTAAAGAAGAAGGAATTCGTTGAAGAGTTCCAGTTCGAAGCAGAAATAGGCGATTCGATCATGGCCCCGCCTAATGGCTATGATTATTTGGGCTGGATGATGGTTTCTGGCGAGCACCCGGTAGATGCTCAAGATAATCTGGAGTCGGCTCGGCAGGGCATCAGTTACGAGATTGCTCGTTTCCATCCGGCTTCTTCTTTAGGCAAGACCGAGAGGAAAAGCCACGTGTCTTTTTCCGCCCTTAACAAGGAATTCTTGAAGAGGCGAGGCAAGATTGAGAAGATCAGGCGCCTGTCAATTTCTAACCAGCGGAGTCTGCATATCGGCGTTGCCGGCAATCTGTATCAGGCTGATCCAAGCCAACTAGATTACCAGGAGTCGGTTAAAGGCGCTCTTAGCTCTGTTAGCGCGAATATCAAGAATACTTTGGAGGCTCGAGGTTATCGGGTAAGTTTTTTTGATTTTAACGACTTGCCCCAGGCTTTCAATGATTTAAAAAATAGTGATGTTGATTTAGTGTTCAACGTCTGCGAGCGTATCAATGATTCCAGCTTGCTGGAACCGCACGCCGCCTCGGTATTGGATACCTTGCAGATCCCTTATACTGGCTCTAATCCTTTTACCTTGGGATTGTGTATTGATAAGATCAAGGTGAAGAAGCTATTAAGCTATCACAAGATACCGACCCCGGAATGGGATTACATCTATTCTTTAGATGATGATATCCGGAGCGATTTGAAATATCCCTTAATGGTCAAGCCGGCTAATACCGATGATTCGATCGGCATCACTAACGATTCGGTCGTGACGGATAAGGAAGGTCTATATCGCGAGCTAAAGAAGATTATCTTGGGTTTAGGTCGTCCGGCCTTGATTGAAGAGTATATTGATGGCGATGAATATGATGTCCCAATTATCGGGAGCACCGAAGATGATCTTCGGGTCTTGCCGCTATCGCGCTCCATCTTCGATAATATGCCTCCGGATTATTGGCATATCTATACCTTCGAAGCGAAATATTCCCAATATGAAAGCGTTTATGACAAGTGCATCATCAAGCAGGAACCGCCGAAAAACATCAGCAAGAAGTTGGAATCACTCTTAAGCGAGATTGCCCTAGATACTTACAACATCCTGGATTGCCATGATTACGGCCGGGTGGAGATAAAAGTCGATAAGAACGATAACCCTTACGTCCTAGAGTTAAATCCTAATCCTTCAATCAATATTACCGATTGCCTTTCCCGCTCATCCAAGCTGGTCGGTTTTGATTATG
- a CDS encoding SIMPL domain-containing protein, which yields MTEEHKHACCGHESDGGSGQCCSGRRGPKFFILALAIICLAGIVVVSILRDRIVSQQYRQVTVTGQGRLSYQPDIAIVTLGVQIDKAPLAEEALNQLNAKVNSISSALKALGVSAENIQTQNYSVMPQYDYKDNVSVVGGYNANQQLTVKITDYDKNPGSLNQVIAAASKAGANQILNLSFDASNLSDLKQQARVKAIADAREKSGALAAAAGVELKNIANWWENLIQPVPSYNYGGMGAGGVGGGGMPQVPSGSREIIIEIGVTYNIK from the coding sequence ATGACAGAAGAACACAAACATGCTTGTTGCGGCCATGAATCGGACGGCGGCTCAGGCCAATGCTGTTCCGGACGCCGCGGCCCTAAATTTTTCATCTTAGCCTTAGCAATCATCTGCTTGGCTGGGATCGTAGTAGTTTCAATTTTGCGCGATCGGATCGTTAGTCAGCAATATCGCCAGGTGACCGTCACCGGCCAAGGGCGTTTGAGCTATCAGCCCGATATCGCCATCGTGACCTTAGGCGTGCAGATCGACAAAGCCCCTTTAGCCGAAGAAGCCCTAAATCAGTTAAATGCTAAGGTAAACAGCATCAGTTCGGCTCTTAAGGCCTTAGGCGTCAGTGCGGAGAATATCCAGACGCAGAATTATTCCGTCATGCCCCAGTATGACTACAAGGATAATGTCAGCGTTGTCGGCGGCTATAATGCCAACCAGCAGCTGACCGTCAAGATTACTGATTATGACAAGAACCCAGGCAGCTTGAACCAAGTGATTGCCGCGGCCTCTAAAGCCGGAGCTAATCAGATCCTCAACCTGAGCTTTGATGCTTCCAATCTGAGCGATTTGAAACAACAGGCCAGGGTTAAGGCGATTGCCGACGCCCGAGAGAAAAGTGGCGCTTTAGCGGCGGCAGCCGGGGTCGAGCTCAAGAATATCGCTAATTGGTGGGAGAATTTGATCCAGCCGGTGCCTAGCTACAACTATGGCGGTATGGGCGCGGGTGGCGTCGGTGGGGGCGGCATGCCTCAAGTGCCGAGCGGCTCACGGGAGATTATCATCGAGATCGGTGTCACCTATAATATAAAATAA